The Medicago truncatula cultivar Jemalong A17 chromosome 4, MtrunA17r5.0-ANR, whole genome shotgun sequence genome includes a region encoding these proteins:
- the LOC11423086 gene encoding vesicle-associated protein 3-1 isoform X2 has protein sequence MGETISAAASSSASKLKNQEDSFYLHMHPHELHFPLELKKNISCCLQLSNKSDNYLAFKVKTTIPEKYCVRPNIGVMLPMSTCDIIVTMQALEEAPPDMQCKDKFLLQSIVARPGATTKDITSDMFYKDSGYEVKESKFRAVCVAPPPSPNPPLSVHASESLDQEKKQISELTEERDYLKKGNKRLQQALAELQISKLTKERNDVNEKNKKLEQEVNTLIVKSQARQAKNDCCCCIL, from the exons ATGGGAGAAACCATTTCTGCTGCAGCTTCATCCTCAGCATCTAAATTGAAGAATCAAGAAGATAGTTTTTACCTTCATATGCATCCTCACGAGCTACACTTTCCAC ttgaattgaagaaaaatatctcATGTTGTTTGCAGTTGTCCAACAAGTCAGATAATTATTTGGCTTTCAAG GTTAAAACTACAATTCCTGAGAAATATTGTGTTAGGCCTAATATTGGAGTTATGTTGCCTATGTCTACTTGTGATATTATAG TTACAATGCAAGCCCTAGAGGAGGCACCTCCTGACATGCAATGCAAAGATAAGTTTCTCCTTCAAAGCATAGTTGCAAGGCCTGGAGCTACCACTAAAGATATCACTTCAGATATG TTTTATAAAGATTCCGGATATGAAGTTAAAGAGTCCAAATTTAGAGCTGTTTGTGTTGCTCCTCCTCCTTCTCCTAACCCACCATTATCAGTTCATGCATCTGAATCTTTAGATCag gaaaagaaacaaatttcaGAGTTAACTGAAGAGAGAGATTATCTTAAGAAGGGAAATAAAAGGCTTCAGCAAGCACTG GCAGAACTACAAATTTCAAAGTTAACTAAGGAGAGAAATGATgttaatgagaaaaataaaaagcttgAGCAAGAAGTG AATACCTTGATTGTGAAGAGTCAGGCGCGTCAGGCCAAAAACGATTGTTGCTGTTGTATATTGTAG
- the LOC11423086 gene encoding vesicle-associated protein 3-1 isoform X3 codes for MGETISAAASSSASKLKNQEDSFYLHMHPHELHFPLELKKNISCCLQLSNKSDNYLAFKVKTTIPEKYCVRPNIGVMLPMSTCDIIVTMQALEEAPPDMQCKDKFLLQSIVARPGATTKDITSDMFYKDSGYEVKESKFRAVCVAPPPSPNPPLSVHASESLDQEKKQISELTEERDYLKKGNKRLQQALAELQISKLTKERNDVNEKNKKLEQEVVNGAII; via the exons ATGGGAGAAACCATTTCTGCTGCAGCTTCATCCTCAGCATCTAAATTGAAGAATCAAGAAGATAGTTTTTACCTTCATATGCATCCTCACGAGCTACACTTTCCAC ttgaattgaagaaaaatatctcATGTTGTTTGCAGTTGTCCAACAAGTCAGATAATTATTTGGCTTTCAAG GTTAAAACTACAATTCCTGAGAAATATTGTGTTAGGCCTAATATTGGAGTTATGTTGCCTATGTCTACTTGTGATATTATAG TTACAATGCAAGCCCTAGAGGAGGCACCTCCTGACATGCAATGCAAAGATAAGTTTCTCCTTCAAAGCATAGTTGCAAGGCCTGGAGCTACCACTAAAGATATCACTTCAGATATG TTTTATAAAGATTCCGGATATGAAGTTAAAGAGTCCAAATTTAGAGCTGTTTGTGTTGCTCCTCCTCCTTCTCCTAACCCACCATTATCAGTTCATGCATCTGAATCTTTAGATCag gaaaagaaacaaatttcaGAGTTAACTGAAGAGAGAGATTATCTTAAGAAGGGAAATAAAAGGCTTCAGCAAGCACTG GCAGAACTACAAATTTCAAAGTTAACTAAGGAGAGAAATGATgttaatgagaaaaataaaaagcttgAGCAAGAAGTG
- the LOC11423086 gene encoding vesicle-associated protein 3-1 isoform X4, which yields MGETISAAASSSASKLKNQEDSFYLHMHPHELHFPLELKKNISCCLQLSNKSDNYLAFKVKTTIPEKYCVRPNIGVMLPMSTCDIIVTMQALEEAPPDMQCKDKFLLQSIVARPGATTKDITSDMFYKDSGYEVKESKFRAVCVAPPPSPNPPLSVHASESLDQEKKQISELTEERDYLKKGNKRLQQALAELQISKLTKERNDVNEKNKKLEQEV from the exons ATGGGAGAAACCATTTCTGCTGCAGCTTCATCCTCAGCATCTAAATTGAAGAATCAAGAAGATAGTTTTTACCTTCATATGCATCCTCACGAGCTACACTTTCCAC ttgaattgaagaaaaatatctcATGTTGTTTGCAGTTGTCCAACAAGTCAGATAATTATTTGGCTTTCAAG GTTAAAACTACAATTCCTGAGAAATATTGTGTTAGGCCTAATATTGGAGTTATGTTGCCTATGTCTACTTGTGATATTATAG TTACAATGCAAGCCCTAGAGGAGGCACCTCCTGACATGCAATGCAAAGATAAGTTTCTCCTTCAAAGCATAGTTGCAAGGCCTGGAGCTACCACTAAAGATATCACTTCAGATATG TTTTATAAAGATTCCGGATATGAAGTTAAAGAGTCCAAATTTAGAGCTGTTTGTGTTGCTCCTCCTCCTTCTCCTAACCCACCATTATCAGTTCATGCATCTGAATCTTTAGATCag gaaaagaaacaaatttcaGAGTTAACTGAAGAGAGAGATTATCTTAAGAAGGGAAATAAAAGGCTTCAGCAAGCACTG GCAGAACTACAAATTTCAAAGTTAACTAAGGAGAGAAATGATgttaatgagaaaaataaaaagcttgAGCAAGAAGTG
- the LOC11423086 gene encoding vesicle-associated protein 3-1 isoform X5, whose translation MGETISAAASSSASKLKNQEDSFYLHMHPHELHFPLELKKNISCCLQLSNKSDNYLAFKVKTTIPEKYCVRPNIGVMLPMSTCDIIVTMQALEEAPPDMQCKDKFLLQSIVARPGATTKDITSDMFYKDSGYEVKESKFRAVCVAPPPSPNPPLSVHASESLDQEKKQISELTEERDYLKKGNKRLQQALNYKFQS comes from the exons ATGGGAGAAACCATTTCTGCTGCAGCTTCATCCTCAGCATCTAAATTGAAGAATCAAGAAGATAGTTTTTACCTTCATATGCATCCTCACGAGCTACACTTTCCAC ttgaattgaagaaaaatatctcATGTTGTTTGCAGTTGTCCAACAAGTCAGATAATTATTTGGCTTTCAAG GTTAAAACTACAATTCCTGAGAAATATTGTGTTAGGCCTAATATTGGAGTTATGTTGCCTATGTCTACTTGTGATATTATAG TTACAATGCAAGCCCTAGAGGAGGCACCTCCTGACATGCAATGCAAAGATAAGTTTCTCCTTCAAAGCATAGTTGCAAGGCCTGGAGCTACCACTAAAGATATCACTTCAGATATG TTTTATAAAGATTCCGGATATGAAGTTAAAGAGTCCAAATTTAGAGCTGTTTGTGTTGCTCCTCCTCCTTCTCCTAACCCACCATTATCAGTTCATGCATCTGAATCTTTAGATCag gaaaagaaacaaatttcaGAGTTAACTGAAGAGAGAGATTATCTTAAGAAGGGAAATAAAAGGCTTCAGCAAGCACTG AACTACAAATTTCAAAGTTAA